The genome window CAGGTTGTcttgcggaggaggaagattgCAAGTAACCCGGCCGAGGCGCAGACAAAGGAGGGCCAGGAGGAACTGAGGGCAGAGATTCGTGCCTGGAAGAAGGCTCTGGTGAACAACGTTTGCTGGGCTCCGTTGTGTCTTCACTGGTGTTTTGAAAACGGTGTTGGCATCCCAGATAGCTTGTCTGGTGTGATCAGTTTCATGGCTGGCGCTTGGGGATTCTACGATCTTTGGGCTGCGACTGCCAAGTCATGATCACAATTCGGTAATTCACTCGTGTATAATTCTgctctgtcttctttgagtatatagagaggtagatatCATGCATACAACTCTGTAACTTTTCTATTTTGTCCAGTCTCAGGGGCTGTTGttgcgatgatgaaggcatGTCAGCACCAGGCCTGGTTCACTGCCAAAAACAATTGTTCCTATattgatgcctcaggcacacAAGCAACGTTTGCGGCTGTCTCCCGGGGTGGCACACCCATGCATGAAGCTTAGCATCTGTGAAGCATTGTCATCTCAAAGGGAGCATGAAGACTGATAAGGACACGTAGTTACGCAGCATGGATTTCAAAGCAAATCTCCGTCCCTCTGGTGGTTGGATACTACCATCTTCCATTCGCTTCTTCCTTTGGGCGGTGGCGGCATCTGTGGCTGATGAAACCTGAAGCGGCTTAAGTCATCAGTCCAACAGGCACCGAACCTATCGTCACCTCTTTAACTGGAACTATTGCTGCCAACCTCCGAACCTCACATCCATCTCTGTTACATCCACCTACCACCTATCTTCACTTCCCTTCGTCCCTCAGACACCTCATCTCGTCTGTCGGACTCTACAACTCTCTCGTCGTTGTATTcgattttcctttcttgcttttttttttttgcctcCTTGGCAGTTGAGCTCATCCGAGCGGCATCCTCGATACCTGCAGATTGTCTACGTTGCTTCAAGAGCTTGATCACACAACCACTGTATCTCAGTAATCGTCAAAATGAGCGCAGAACCAGACCACGCTCATGATAAGAAGAGGGTGCACCTCCAGTACGTTCTTGGTTTCTCGGTTTTTCGTCTTACAGGGTCCTCATGCTAACGAACCAACAGCGACGCCTCGGGCGccgagaagaaagaggtaAAGTTCTAGTGGCGTCGACAAGCGGTCAACATTAGTGCTGACTCTTTAAAACGCAGGAGCTCGATACCTCTACAGCCAtcctcaagaagaagaagaagcccaaCTCGTTGATGTAAGCTCACCACACGCTGATGGCTATTAAGTGGCGGGAATGGAAACTGACTTAATTTGCCTAGTGTGACCGATGCCGTCAACGATGACAACTCAGTCATTGCCCTTTCCAACAATACCATGGAGACGCTTCAGCTATTCCGTGGTGACACAGTGTTGGTGAAGGGCAAGAAACGGAAGGATACCGTTTTGATTGTgcttgctgatgatgacctggatgatggaagcGCCCGCATCAACCGTGTTGTGAGGCACAATCTGCGTGTCAAGCACGGTGACATCATCACCGTTCACCCTTGCCCAGATATCAAATATGTAGGCTTGCCTTTATGTATCCTCTCAAATGAAAATGGAAAACTAACCCTTCATCTCTCTGCAGGCCAAGCGGATTGCCGTCCTTCCCATTGCAGACACCGTAGAGGGTCTGACTGGATCCCTTTTCGACGTCTACCTCGCCCCATACTTCCGTGAAGCCTACAGACCCGTGAAACAGGGTGATTTGTTCACAGTACGTGGAGGTATGAGACAGGTGGAGTTTAAGGTTGTTGAGGTCGATCCCCCAGAGTATGGTATTGTCGCACAAGATACCATCATCCACTGCGAGGGCGAGCCCATCCAGcgggaggatgaggagggcaaCCTGAACGAGGTCGGTTATGACGATATCGGTGGTTGCAGAAAGCAGATGGCACAGATCCGTGAATTGGTCGAGTTGCCTCTGCGTCATCCTCAGCTGTTCAAGTCCATCGGTATCAAGCCACCCCGTGGTATTCTGATGTACGGTCCCCCTGGTACCGGTAAGACACTGATGGCTCGTGCCGTGGCGAACGAGACTggtgccttcttcttcctgatcaaTGGTCCCGAAATCATGTCCAAGATGGCCGGTGAATCCGAGTCGAATTTGCGCAAGGCGTTCGAGGAGGCTGAGAAAAACTCTCCCGCCATTATCTTCATTGACGAAATCGACTCCATCGCGCCTAAGCGTGAGAAGACCAACGGAGAGGTCGAGCGCCGTGTCGTCTCTCAACTCCTGACTCTGATGGACGGCATGAAGGCTCGTTCCAACGTCGTCGTCATGGCTGCTACTAACCGCCCCAACTCCATCGACCCTGCCCTTCGTCGTTTCGGCCGTTTCGACCGTGAAGTGGATATCGGTATCCCAGACCCCACTGGCCGTCTCGAGATCCTGTCCATTCACACCAAGAACATGAAACTTGCTGAGGACGTCGATCTGGAGACCATTGCGGCCGAGACTCACGGCTATGTCGGTTCCGATCTTGCCTCTCTCTGCTCTGAGGCCGCTATGCAGCAGATTCGTGAGAAGATGGATCTGATCGATCTTGACGAGGACACTATCGACGCAGAGGTGCTTGACTCCCTTGGTGTTACAATGGAGAACTTCCGTTACGCCCTCGGCGTTTCCAACCCCTCTGCTCTTCGCGAGGTTGCTGTTGTCGAGGTTCCCAATGTCCGTTGGGAGGATATTGGTGGTCTGGAGGAGGTCAAGCGCGAGCTCATCGAGAGCGTCCAATACCCTGTGGATCACCCCGAAAAGTTCCAGAAGTTCGGCCTTTCGCCATCCCGTGGTGTTCTGTTCTATGGTCCTCCTGGTACTGGTAAGACCATGCTTGCCAAGGCCGTGGCGAACGAGTGTGCTGCCAACTTCATCTCAGTCAAGGGACCTGAGCTTCTGAGCATGTGGTTCGGTGAGTCTGAGAGCAACATCCGGGACATTTTCGACAAGGCCCGTGCTGCTGCGCCTTGCGTCGTTTTCCTTGACGAGTTGGATTCGATCGCCAAGTCCCGTGGTGGCTCCGTCGGTGACGCTGGTGGTGCATCTGACCGTGTGGTCAACCAGCTTCTTACTGGTAGGTTTGACAAAACCCTGCGATATCTAAATACCTGTGACTAACGAATGCTCTAGAAATGGACGGCATGacgtcgaagaagaatgtGTTCGTCATCGGTGCTACCAACAGACCTGAGCAGCTTGATGCTGCCCTGGTTCGTCCTGGTCGTCTCGATACCCTGGTCTACGTACCTCTGCCCGATCAGGCTTCTCGTGAGAGCATTCTCAGGGCTCAGCTCCGCAAAACCCCTGTCGCCCCCGACGTTGATATCCCCTTCATTGCCAGCAAGACTCATGGATTCTCTGGTGCCGATCTTGGATTTGTCACCCAGCGCGCCGTCAAGCTGGCCATCAAGGAATCCATTGCCGCTGAAATTGAGCGCCAGAAGCAGCGTGAGGCTGCTGGAgaggatatcaagatggatgatgagggcgaggaggaggacccGGTGCCCCAGCTCACCCGTGCTCACTTCGAGGAGGCTATGAAGTCGGCTCGCCGCTCCGTCAGCGATGTGGAGATTCGCCGTTACGAGGCTTTCGCTCAGAGCCTGAAGAACTCCGGTGGCAgcagcttcttccgcttccccTCTTCGGGTGAGATCCAAAATAACGACACGTTCGGTGATGCCGGCAATGATGACAGCCTCTACGACTAAATGGGTATTCTCTAATGAGCTTGGTCCGTTTCCATTTCACAGTCTCCTATCCTCTAGTAGCTAGATCTAGCCTCGGCCTATGACCCTGAGAATGTTGAACGGGATTCACCTGTTGACACGAATGCGTATCGATTGTTCACATTTTGCTTACTTCCTTATCATAAAGATTCTTTGAGCTTGTATCTCCCCATACGCCTCATGTATGGGCGGACGAGGGAACGATTCGTTTGAGCTTGAGCAATTCTCCTTTATAGCTTAGAACGTAAATGAGAAAGTTGGTTCTTAAAACCTTGTAAATGTTATCAAGTGACAAAATCCCATCCCTCTAGACTCCCAGAAAGTGCGACCGAAGAACCGTAAGCCATGACGAACGCCTTGCATGAGACAAAGAAGAGGTATCCCCAGAAcaggaagcgaagaaagTGACATGAAGCAGCACTCAAAGTAGGACAGAAAACCTTGAAGCAACGCTTCATTTGATTTGTTTCCCGGTCTTGggcttctccgtcttcttgGTTGGACTTGTATCACCATTCTTTACCGACGGCTCCCCGGCCTTGGAGATCTTggatttctccttctccccctcGGCCTCTAAGCTACCCTTGCTCTCCGACACCTGCTCGCTCGGATGCAGGGCGTTCAGATCCGGATCATCCTCTATTACAATCACCTCCCGCAAGACCTCCTTGATGGCCCGCACCCCCtgctccaccaccgccttgGGAATCCGCACGTCCACCTCGTCTAGCTCGGCCCAGTCATCCTCGCTATtgttgctgccattgccattgccgtTCCCGTTCTGCGCCGCAGCGGCCGGCGGCTTTATCCCCGCGGCGGAGGCGACCACCGCCTCGACGACCTCGTCGAAGCGCTCGCAGCGGCCGGCgcggaggagctcaagggaGAGTTTGCGGATCTTTTCGGTCCAGCCGAGGCGTtggagggaggagaggagCGTTGCGTGGAGGTCTTCGAGGGCGGTAGTTGAGGCGAGGTGTGTTAGGAGGTCGCTTTCGAGGGTTTCGGGCGTGAGCGTGTTGGGCGAGGAGGGGGCGGAGGTGTTGGACGGTGGTGGGGAAGTTGTGGACGgcatttcttcctttctgtgtctctcttcttctgagTGTTTGGTTCCGAGGCGAGCttttctgctgctgctgtggttgGATTGTGGGAAGGCTGTCggagtggaggaggcggcaGATGGTATCTAGGTTATTTGATGGTAGGGAAGTTTTAGGGTGAGGCGAGGATGTgattgacgatgatggtCGTTCGGTTACTACGTAGTATGGTGGATTTGCTTTCGATCCGTCCGACTGAGGGAGAGGGGTCCCTGCCCTTCCTTCTTTGCTGCGGACGGAGTTGTATGCCGCtgtgctggcgctggcgctgtGGTGGGGAGGTGGTGATGCGACGCTATTCCCGCGGCGGGTACAGAGGAGCTTGCTGCAGGATTGAATCGCGCTTTTCTGTCACGGCGTCTTTCAGTATCGAACGGAGGTTATGGGACTGTTGCGATTGGTGCCTTGTCAGGTCGGCCTCTTACCGTGAGTTCGTAGAGTGTGTGTCGGCGGGCACCGAGAATTGATGACGCCGATACCTCAATTCCGAAATTTGCCTGCGGGTAGGGAGGTGAGATGGGGACAAACTCGGACAGACTTGGAGTATGATGGAAATGACAACTAAATATATCTATACGGAAAGAAGGTTCATGTTATTGAACAATTAACGCAAGCTTTATGGTGTTCATTGGAAGTGTAGGAGATTTCAGAGGACCTCGGTGTTGGAGGCCAATTCCGCCGCATTTTTTCCCCGGATCGTTGATTGATGAAACAAGTTCCACGACAATAGGTATAAAATTGACAATGTTTACTACTAGGATCATGGACCATTCTTGAAGTCTTGTTTCGCATTAGCATGTTTAGCATTATCAATCTTCAAATCCATGTGAGGTTTATCTGGTGTTTGAATTGCCACGGAAAATTGGGCCTCGTATTATCACGACCAGTGACTCTATCTTGATAAAGTGTACAGCTGAGCTCTGAGATAAGCATTGAAACAATGGCTCTCGAGCAACAGCGCACTGACACTTATACAGTCCAGAAGCTGTATGCATTATTCATTTGTCGTTGGCGCTTTGAACAAACCAAATCGCCAGAGTGGGTATCAGTCGCATTGACATATCTATTGACAATGTATCTACGGAGCATTGCACAagttattgttgttgatcgAGTCaataggaagataaaagTAAATCGATGACCATAATGGAGCCTCTTTGCTTTTATCAGGGAGATTGTCAATTTGTAGCAGACCTGATTCAATATTGAACAACTATATACATCATGTTGCATTTCGCTCCTGCCAGTTGACAGCCAAGGTACACTACATCATCATACAACATCTGCCATGGCTGACAAGAGTTGTCAATACCTTCATCCTAAGGAAGGAATCTACCGATtaagctgaagaagaatcggACTGCTGACTAGGCGAAGTCGCGACCTGCTGATTCCGCACTAGATAACTACTCCCCAGAGCGCAGAGATGTTGAGGCCTGTCGACCAAAGACCAAGTCTAATCCTAAATTTATGAGCCATGCAGAACCTTGGTCTGTAGTCAATTAGCGCATGAAAGAGAGTCAATAGTCAGGAAAATTTTCAAATGACGAGGCATCACAGAATAGCCCGAAATAGAGATGCAATATTAGCACGATGGTGACGGAGCATTGAGACTTTAAGCCCAAAATGTACAGGTCCCCGGCACTATTGATTTTTGACAGCGCCTATCACGAATAACATTGATCATTATTGAAGATTTTATATTCTGTGGATACCATCAACTTCAGTAGACTTTTGCCCCTGCGTACTGATGGAGACTGGGCCTTGGATAGTTGGGGATGACTGAGACAAGAAGATAGGAGATGGACTTGTGCAATAATCATCGACGGTGTAACTTGACCACTAGTCCATCGAGGCCGTTGATAGCTTACTTGCCCCTTTTCCGAATGCATTGACTCGGAAGTACATGGTCAACGGTTAGGGTACTGGACAGACCTGAGTTGGAGAAGGGATAGGCTTAACGAGCAAACCACCTGGCAGGATACGGGGGAAGCTCATGGAATGTGAACATATTTGTACTTGGGACTTGGTAGTGAGACGACGATTAAATGAGTCATCCAGCAGCGAGCTTCATCGGCGAGCAGAGTAAGGTAGTGTCAACCAGCATTGTCATCGGTGCCACTTTGTTTGTTCCTCCGTCTTCACTCAGGAACAGCTTAATCAAGCAGCAAGGGGGTCCAGACCAGGATCACGTGCAATGGCCCAACTTTAGAAGCGCTGACCAGTGCCACTCCTTTTTCGGATTGGTCATTaataaggtaggtaccttgGCAAGGCAGAAAAAAGAGTTACTCCACGTCCCAGATCAACGTACTTCTATTAGGTAGATAGATTGTTCCTTTCGTCTTAGCTACATACTCGAGGAAAAGACTTTCATCACTCTCTATTTTTATTTATACCTCTTCCTTGAGATCCTTTtctcttgaccttcttcctcactTCTTGCTTGTGGAATAAATATCACTCTGTTAATTTACTGTTCTTCCCATTTGGGAGAAGATCCGCTGCTCCCCCCCgctctctctctccaacCACTACTGCCTTGGTGGCCTCAGGAACATCCATATTCTTCGGTCCCAGCCTCGACTATACCTCTCATCGTGACGAAACTCGCCATCTTGACATATTACTATTTTAAGAAAGACCTTACTTCAGTCGCTGGCCCTCACGAACCTGCTTCCCTTGCGTTCCGTCCCCGCATCTCGACGATTCCTCGCTGCCTCTAACCGCCATTGTTCCCCGTCCATGTGGCTTACCTGCTTGGCTCAGCTGCCCTCAACACTTGCATCACCCTCCGACCTCGCTTAATCGCAACTCTGGATGACCTCGACTGCGATCTTCTAAAGCAGACCAAATCCTGTCTCATAATCTATGCACCCCGTCTTCTCACTTTGCAGTCACTCTTTACAGTAGTGTTGCTGCAGAGCTGACTCTCTGGGCCGACGTCCACTCCATTCATCTTCGCTCCCGTGGACGTCATTGTCGGCTCCCTAGCCCCCTTCCATAGACATGTCTCTGCATACATCCTACCATGCGGACTCCGACGCGGATGATGAGTACGAACGGAGTGTGATTACCTCCCCTCATCTAGCGACCGATTCTGAGGCTTCTCCCTCCGACTCCGAATTCCCTTCAGCCGAACACACTCCTAGGACATTTGCAAATCCCGAGGAAGATCCTCGATCGCCGAAGACTATCATTACAGAGTGGACCGCTGAGGAGTGCGCAAACTGGCTTGCTGCCCTTGGTCTCCGTCAGTACTGCGCAACTTTTCTTGGTACGTTGGCCGCCTaacagaaagaagaattgAGGACCCATTAGACAGTTCTGAGCGCGGGGAAAGCTACTAACCTGCCTACTCCTTGTAGAGAACGAAATCGTCGGCGAAGCATTGATTGCGCTCAAACACGAGGAATTGAAAGAGATGGGCATCACCAGTGTTGGGCACCGATTGACCATTTTGAAGAGTGTATACGAGACTAAAGTCAAGCAAGACATTCCCCTCGACCCTGACCACTACATACCTCTTTGTAGGTACCCATTCCTTGCAGACGTGGGTATTCGTTCTAACTGTCTGCAGCGGCGGACCAAAGCATGAACGAAACGGCCACACAAGAGGACATTGCTCGTTTGATACAATCGATCCGGTTACGAGATGAAAAAATCGTCAGTGTCGAGTCGGAGTTGCGGCGCGTTGCAGAGGAGTATCGCCGGCTTCGCGAAGAGCTTCTTCCTGTCTTCAAAATGGCCAAGGATCGATCACAGCCACTCCcacctccatcatcagcagGCCCGGGAGCGGATGGCCACCACGAAGGCCAAACCCTTGTGTCGCCCTCTGGAAACACCTTGATTGAGCGCGCAGCGTCCGGAATCTCGCGGACTTTCTCCAAGCGTGTCTACACGGGGGGGTCCACACCGAAAAATAACTCGCCTACGCATATCCCTCCATCAATACACGAAGGACGACCGTACAACGACAACGGTGGACTGGACCCTTCTGCTGCCGCGAATTCGTCCCATCTTAGCGCCTTGAACGGCAAGCCACAGTTGTCACCGGGCATGCCATCGCCAACGTCTCCTGGCGCTCACTACGGTGCTCATCAGACGCTTGCATCACGTTCTTACACACAACCGAATTCGGGTCGCACAGGCTATGATCATCCCGAAGATACTCCGACAGCACAATCACGTCCCGATCGGTTGAATCCAACCCCCACACAAGCGTCACGCCCTGATGTTCCCACACGGTCTGATTCCCGAGCGGGTGCGGATCCACCTAGCGTCGAGATCTTCAAGTCATTCCGTGTTTCCATGGATGACCCTTGTCATAAAGTTCTTCCCGCCGCACTCAAAAAGTACAATATCAACGCCGATTGGAAGCAGTATGCATTGTACATTGTGTACGGTGATCAAGAACGATGCCTAGGACTGGAGGAGCGGCCGCTTATTCTTTTCAAGCAGCTCGAGAAGGAGGGGAGAAAACCGATGTTCATGCTACGAAAACAGCTGCATCCCATTGACAACGCTTACACCAGCGGGGGCTCTGCCCCCAATAGTGCAGGTTTCGAGGGCAGACAAGGCCAGATCAACCTACCTGGCGGCGTTTTGTGATGCCAACGTGCGCCTAGACCTGctcgaggaagaaaatgaaCCCAAAAAGCGAGTGTCGCGACATCCGAACTGTTGCTTGAGATACCCCCTTCGCCTGATACCCTCCTTGACGGCGATCACGCGTTTCTACTatcttttcttctgattTTACAATATTCATCTCGTCTTCGGCACCCTTTGGGCTTGGCTTTGTTATATAAGCGGTGTTTGGTGTTGCAGGGAATCTGGAAAGGTAAAATAAGCAGAGGGCTGGTTTGGCATGGTTCAGCATTCTACTACACCACATATGCATCTTTGCCCCTTTTCTTCATGAGTTTTTAatttcttgctcttttcgTCCAGCCTCTTTCTACATAATTACCATCATTTCTTGTTCACTATTCATTCTATTTTATCCTGTTTAGCCATGCTTATCTTCCCTCCGCAATGAATAATGGTTGCATGGAAattgtttctcttcctccagagtGGAACTTCTGAACGGAGGATAAGTCATAAATCTATCTGACTCGCCTGCCTGGACCGCCTCGGTTGCCTTGGCCTTGCGGTATTCAACAACTTCTCAGGATTAATTTGCTAAGAAGTCTTACCCCTACGGAGCAAAGCTCTAGATAAGCATGGCCTGTCCCACACTTACCTGCTTGATTCGATCTGCATTTAAAATATCTCTTTGAGCCAGAAGGCACCAAAGCAAGAAACAGTCTTTCGGCAAAAGTAGCACAGTGGATTAGAAACGTTATCAGGACATCGAGACCAACTCCATACTAAATGATACACGGCAGCTGTAGAGAAAAAGCGGCAAATTTGTCTCTACACAGTTGAGTCCCAAAGATGGCCGGCCACTTCAACTCCACCCAGTGGCCTTCACTTCCCCACCAGCCGTGATTTATTCGGAATTGGAGAGTGCGGTCTGATTGATGGATGGATGTCTCTCTTTTTACCTGGACTTCTCGCAATCATGTGATATGCAGGCTACCACTACTCTAGCTATTCTTGCATCTCCCATGTACATGAACCCACTTCTTAAGGGCGACCGTTGTGTCTCGCTTAGGGCCCTCCCTATATTGGCCACTCGTCTATAGTTCTGTTCTGCGGGTCCCCCGAAACAATAGTGAACCACCAGCCTGACTCGTTGCTTGGCTTCCTGATGAACTGTAGGGCTGACATGTTATCGCAGAGGATTGTTCCTGGGGCCAAGGGCTGTGCGGCGTGATCTTATGGTTGCCTTGTTCCAGCAACTTGCTAAACTATGCTATGATATTTTGAGACCTTGGATCACCACCGATTTGACCCTCCGTCCGCTGCGCCACACATTCCGCTGCCTGACGTGATATGATACATGCAGCAGTCTCACACCATTTAGAGTCCAGTAGTGGTCATTTTCCCAGGGATAATCGTTTTCAAATAAATGTAGATGGAGATGCAGATGGAAGATCATTCGCCCCAGTGAGGACTTGAGTTCAAGTCTCCGCACGCTGAAAGCGTTAGTTATCAATGCCTTTCAATGCTGTGCGGCTACACTGG of Aspergillus fumigatus Af293 chromosome 2, whole genome shotgun sequence contains these proteins:
- the cdc48 gene encoding AAA family ATPase CDC48, which produces MSAEPDHAHDKKRVHLHDASGAEKKEELDTSTAILKKKKKPNSLIVTDAVNDDNSVIALSNNTMETLQLFRGDTVLVKGKKRKDTVLIVLADDDLDDGSARINRVVRHNLRVKHGDIITVHPCPDIKYAKRIAVLPIADTVEGLTGSLFDVYLAPYFREAYRPVKQGDLFTVRGGMRQVEFKVVEVDPPEYGIVAQDTIIHCEGEPIQREDEEGNLNEVGYDDIGGCRKQMAQIRELVELPLRHPQLFKSIGIKPPRGILMYGPPGTGKTLMARAVANETGAFFFLINGPEIMSKMAGESESNLRKAFEEAEKNSPAIIFIDEIDSIAPKREKTNGEVERRVVSQLLTLMDGMKARSNVVVMAATNRPNSIDPALRRFGRFDREVDIGIPDPTGRLEILSIHTKNMKLAEDVDLETIAAETHGYVGSDLASLCSEAAMQQIREKMDLIDLDEDTIDAEVLDSLGVTMENFRYALGVSNPSALREVAVVEVPNVRWEDIGGLEEVKRELIESVQYPVDHPEKFQKFGLSPSRGVLFYGPPGTGKTMLAKAVANECAANFISVKGPELLSMWFGESESNIRDIFDKARAAAPCVVFLDELDSIAKSRGGSVGDAGGASDRVVNQLLTEMDGMTSKKNVFVIGATNRPEQLDAALVRPGRLDTLVYVPLPDQASRESILRAQLRKTPVAPDVDIPFIASKTHGFSGADLGFVTQRAVKLAIKESIAAEIERQKQREAAGEDIKMDDEGEEEDPVPQLTRAHFEEAMKSARRSVSDVEIRRYEAFAQSLKNSGGSSFFRFPSSGEIQNNDTFGDAGNDDSLYD
- a CDS encoding adaptor protein STE50, producing MSLHTSYHADSDADDEYERSVITSPHLATDSEASPSDSEFPSAEHTPRTFANPEEDPRSPKTIITEWTAEECANWLAALGLRQYCATFLENEIVGEALIALKHEELKEMGITSVGHRLTILKSVYETKVKQDIPLDPDHYIPLSADQSMNETATQEDIARLIQSIRLRDEKIVSVESELRRVAEEYRRLREELLPVFKMAKDRSQPLPPPSSAGPGADGHHEGQTLVSPSGNTLIERAASGISRTFSKRVYTGGSTPKNNSPTHIPPSIHEGRPYNDNGGLDPSAAANSSHLSALNGKPQLSPGMPSPTSPGAHYGAHQTLASRSYTQPNSGRTGYDHPEDTPTAQSRPDRLNPTPTQASRPDVPTRSDSRAGADPPSVEIFKSFRVSMDDPCHKVLPAALKKYNINADWKQYALYIVYGDQERCLGLEERPLILFKQLEKEGRKPMFMLRKQLHPIDNAYTSGGSAPNSAGFEGRQGQINLPGGVL